In Paroedura picta isolate Pp20150507F chromosome 6, Ppicta_v3.0, whole genome shotgun sequence, one genomic interval encodes:
- the SETD4 gene encoding SET domain-containing protein 4 isoform X1: MNMKKCRGRTSRKRRRNHSRCFSQSGVNLSHKCEYICLKKWLKERGYEDSILRPAQFSETGRGLMATKTLQAGQLIIALPERCLLTTDTVLNSYLGEYIIKWRPPVSPLTALCTYLIAEKWFHKKSLWHPYLDLLPETYMCPVYLGHEAVNLLPEPLRRKAHEQKSLVQELYNSSKSFFSSLQPLFPDQVESVFNYSAFQWAWCTINTRTVYMKHSQKECFSREPDNYALAPYLDLLNHSPSIQVNAAFNEKTRCYEIKTLSRCAKYKEVFINYGPHDDQRLFLEYGFIATSNPHNSVHVGTDMLLKHLIPEDKQRHMKVSILQEHKLLDNLTFEWDGPSWRLLIALRLLCLEVHQFSSWKKVLLGDNISETNEKKSLDLATKICLLLIEETQQALQKVSLFKRDYVHLVNQLTLVEALHMEDLKILMLSAENL, translated from the exons ATGAAtatgaagaaatgcagaggtcgTACATCCCGAAAGAGGAGAAGAAATCACTCTAGATGTTTTTCACAATCTGGTG TTAATCTTAGTCACAAATGTGAATACATATGTCTTAAGAAATGGCTGAAAGAAAGAGGCTATGAAGACAGTATATTGAGGCCAGCACAATTTTCAG AAACAGGAAGAGGATTGATGGCCACAAAAACCCTTCAG GCAGGACAGTTGATCATTGCATTGCCTGAAAGATGCTTGCTCACCACTGATACAGTGCTTAACAGCTATCTCGGAGAATACATTATAAA ATGGCGGCCTCCTGTTTCTCCTCTGACTGCGCTGTGTACATATCTAATAGCAGAAAAATGGTTTCACAAGAAGTCTCTGTGGCATCCTTACCTGGATCTTCTACCTGAAACATACATGTGTCCTGTGTATTTGGGGCACGAGGCAGTGAACCTACTTCCTGAGCCTTTGAGAAGAAAGGCCCATGAGCAAAAAAGTCTGGTGCAAGAGCTGTATAACTCATCCAagagttttttttcctccctgcagCCTCTGTTTCCTGATCAAGTGGAGTCTGTGTTTAACTACAGTGCCTTCCAGTGGGCTTGGTGCACCATAAATACAAGAACAGTATATATGAAGCATTCACAGAAGGAATGCTTTTCTAGAGAGCCAGATAACTATGCATTAGCTCCATACTTAGACCTACTAAATCACAGCCCATCTATCCAG GTGAATGCTGCATTTAATGAAAAGACACGGTGCTACGAAATAAAGACCCTTTCACGCTGTGCAAAATACAAAGAAGTATTTATTAACTATGGCCCTCATGATGATCAGCGCCTGTTTCTTGAATATGGTTTCATTGCCACCAGTAATCCACACAACAGCGTGCATGTTGGCACAG ATATGCTTCTTAAACATCTCATTCCAGAGGATAAGCAGAGACACATGAAGGTGTCAATTTTGCAAGAGCACAAACTTTTAGA CAATCTGACATTTGAGTGGGATGGGCCCTCTTGGAGACTTCTTATAGCACTGAGGCTCTTGTGTCTTGAAGTTCACCAGTT TTCTTCATGGAAGAAAGTATTGCTTGGTGATAATATTTCAGAGACGAATGAAAAGAAGAGTTTGGACCTTGCAACAAAAATATGTTTATTGCTGATAGAGGAGACTCAGCAGGCCCTTCAGAAG gtttctctttttaaaagggatTATGTGCACCTTGTAAACCAGCTAACTCTAGTAGAGGCATTACATATGGAAGATCTAAAAATTTTAATGCTGTCAGCTGAGAATCTTTAA
- the SETD4 gene encoding SET domain-containing protein 4 isoform X4 has protein sequence MNMKKCRGRTSRKRRRNHSRCFSQSGVNLSHKCEYICLKKWLKERGYEDSILRPAQFSETGRGLMATKTLQAGQLIIALPERCLLTTDTVLNSYLGEYIIKWRPPVSPLTALCTYLIAEKWFHKKSLWHPYLDLLPETYMCPVYLGHEAVNLLPEPLRRKAHEQKSLVQELYNSSKSFFSSLQPLFPDQVESVFNYSAFQWAWCTINTRTVYMKHSQKECFSREPDNYALAPYLDLLNHSPSIQVNAAFNEKTRCYEIKTLSRCAKYKEVFINYGPHDDQRLFLEYGFIATSNPHNSVHVGTDMLLKHLIPEDKQRHMKVSILQEHKLLDNLTFEWDGPSWRLLIALRLLCLEVHQLATRKRT, from the exons ATGAAtatgaagaaatgcagaggtcgTACATCCCGAAAGAGGAGAAGAAATCACTCTAGATGTTTTTCACAATCTGGTG TTAATCTTAGTCACAAATGTGAATACATATGTCTTAAGAAATGGCTGAAAGAAAGAGGCTATGAAGACAGTATATTGAGGCCAGCACAATTTTCAG AAACAGGAAGAGGATTGATGGCCACAAAAACCCTTCAG GCAGGACAGTTGATCATTGCATTGCCTGAAAGATGCTTGCTCACCACTGATACAGTGCTTAACAGCTATCTCGGAGAATACATTATAAA ATGGCGGCCTCCTGTTTCTCCTCTGACTGCGCTGTGTACATATCTAATAGCAGAAAAATGGTTTCACAAGAAGTCTCTGTGGCATCCTTACCTGGATCTTCTACCTGAAACATACATGTGTCCTGTGTATTTGGGGCACGAGGCAGTGAACCTACTTCCTGAGCCTTTGAGAAGAAAGGCCCATGAGCAAAAAAGTCTGGTGCAAGAGCTGTATAACTCATCCAagagttttttttcctccctgcagCCTCTGTTTCCTGATCAAGTGGAGTCTGTGTTTAACTACAGTGCCTTCCAGTGGGCTTGGTGCACCATAAATACAAGAACAGTATATATGAAGCATTCACAGAAGGAATGCTTTTCTAGAGAGCCAGATAACTATGCATTAGCTCCATACTTAGACCTACTAAATCACAGCCCATCTATCCAG GTGAATGCTGCATTTAATGAAAAGACACGGTGCTACGAAATAAAGACCCTTTCACGCTGTGCAAAATACAAAGAAGTATTTATTAACTATGGCCCTCATGATGATCAGCGCCTGTTTCTTGAATATGGTTTCATTGCCACCAGTAATCCACACAACAGCGTGCATGTTGGCACAG ATATGCTTCTTAAACATCTCATTCCAGAGGATAAGCAGAGACACATGAAGGTGTCAATTTTGCAAGAGCACAAACTTTTAGA CAATCTGACATTTGAGTGGGATGGGCCCTCTTGGAGACTTCTTATAGCACTGAGGCTCTTGTGTCTTGAAGTTCACCAGTT
- the SETD4 gene encoding SET domain-containing protein 4 isoform X2, giving the protein MNMKKCRGRTSRKRRRNHSRCFSQSGVNLSHKCEYICLKKWLKERGYEDSILRPAQFSETGRGLMATKTLQAGQLIIALPERCLLTTDTVLNSYLGEYIIKWRPPVSPLTALCTYLIAEKWFHKKSLWHPYLDLLPETYMCPVYLGHEAVNLLPEPLRRKAHEQKSLVQELYNSSKSFFSSLQPLFPDQVESVFNYSAFQWAWCTINTRTVYMKHSQKECFSREPDNYALAPYLDLLNHSPSIQVNAAFNEKTRCYEIKTLSRCAKYKEVFINYGPHDDQRLFLEYGFIATSNPHNSVHVGTDMLLKHLIPEDKQRHMKVSILQEHKLLDNLTFEWDGPSWRLLIALRLLCLEVHQFSSWKKVLLGDNISETNEKKSLDLATKICLLLIEETQQALQKGNKEEDLRIPGMACSVIAGGT; this is encoded by the exons ATGAAtatgaagaaatgcagaggtcgTACATCCCGAAAGAGGAGAAGAAATCACTCTAGATGTTTTTCACAATCTGGTG TTAATCTTAGTCACAAATGTGAATACATATGTCTTAAGAAATGGCTGAAAGAAAGAGGCTATGAAGACAGTATATTGAGGCCAGCACAATTTTCAG AAACAGGAAGAGGATTGATGGCCACAAAAACCCTTCAG GCAGGACAGTTGATCATTGCATTGCCTGAAAGATGCTTGCTCACCACTGATACAGTGCTTAACAGCTATCTCGGAGAATACATTATAAA ATGGCGGCCTCCTGTTTCTCCTCTGACTGCGCTGTGTACATATCTAATAGCAGAAAAATGGTTTCACAAGAAGTCTCTGTGGCATCCTTACCTGGATCTTCTACCTGAAACATACATGTGTCCTGTGTATTTGGGGCACGAGGCAGTGAACCTACTTCCTGAGCCTTTGAGAAGAAAGGCCCATGAGCAAAAAAGTCTGGTGCAAGAGCTGTATAACTCATCCAagagttttttttcctccctgcagCCTCTGTTTCCTGATCAAGTGGAGTCTGTGTTTAACTACAGTGCCTTCCAGTGGGCTTGGTGCACCATAAATACAAGAACAGTATATATGAAGCATTCACAGAAGGAATGCTTTTCTAGAGAGCCAGATAACTATGCATTAGCTCCATACTTAGACCTACTAAATCACAGCCCATCTATCCAG GTGAATGCTGCATTTAATGAAAAGACACGGTGCTACGAAATAAAGACCCTTTCACGCTGTGCAAAATACAAAGAAGTATTTATTAACTATGGCCCTCATGATGATCAGCGCCTGTTTCTTGAATATGGTTTCATTGCCACCAGTAATCCACACAACAGCGTGCATGTTGGCACAG ATATGCTTCTTAAACATCTCATTCCAGAGGATAAGCAGAGACACATGAAGGTGTCAATTTTGCAAGAGCACAAACTTTTAGA CAATCTGACATTTGAGTGGGATGGGCCCTCTTGGAGACTTCTTATAGCACTGAGGCTCTTGTGTCTTGAAGTTCACCAGTT TTCTTCATGGAAGAAAGTATTGCTTGGTGATAATATTTCAGAGACGAATGAAAAGAAGAGTTTGGACCTTGCAACAAAAATATGTTTATTGCTGATAGAGGAGACTCAGCAGGCCCTTCAGAAG
- the CBR1 gene encoding carbonyl reductase [NADPH] 1, with amino-acid sequence MSSTPVAVVTGSNKGIGFAIVRSLCKRFPGDVYLTARDVDRGKSAVAELQAEGLKPLFHQLDVNDSQSIRSLRDFLKEKYGGLNVLINNAGIAFKVADTTPFATQAEVTMKTNFFALKDVCAELLPLLKPNGRVVNVSSMVSVRALAGCSQALQQKFRSDTITEEELVQLMEKFVKDTKKGVHEKEGWPNTAYGVSKIGVTVLSRIQARLLNQTRKADGILLNACCPGWVRTDMAGPNAPKTPDEGAETPVYLALLPSGADKPHGQFVQEKKVQVW; translated from the exons ATGTCCAGCACTCCGGTAGCCGTGGTGACCGGATCCAACAAAGGCATTGGGTTTGCGATTGTGCGGTCTCTGTGCAAGCGGTTCCCGGGAGATGTGTACCTGACAGCCCGGGACGTGGACCGGGGCAAGTCGGCAGTGGCAGAGCTGCAAGCAGAGGGGTTAAAACCACTTTTCCACCAGCTGGACGTCAATGACTCGCAGAGTATCCGAAGCCTGCGGGACTTCCTGAAGGAGAAGTACGGAGGCTTGAATGTGCTCATCAACAATGCAGGGATTGCATTCAAAG TTGCAGATACAACTCCATTTGCTACACAAGCAGAAGTCACAATGAAAACAAACTTTTTTGCATTGAAGGATGTCTGTGCAGAGTTGCTGCCACTACTGAAGCCTAATG GCAGGGTTGTTAATGTATCCAGTATGGTAAGTGTCCGAGCGCTTGCTGGGTGCAGCCAAGCCTTGCAGCAGAAGTTTCGCAGTGACACAATTACAGAAGAGGAGCTTGTGCAACTCATGGAGAAATTTGTGAAGGACACCAAGAAGGGAGTGCATGAaaaggaggggtggccaaataCTGCTTATGGGGTGTCCAAAATTGGAGTGACAGTGTTGTCCAGAATTCAAGCACGGTTGCTGAATCAGACAAGAAAAGCTGATGGTATTCTGCTGAATGCCTGTTGCCCTGGGTGGGTCAGGACTGACATGGCTGGTCCCAATGCTCCCAAAACACCTGATGAGGGAGCTGAGACTCCAGTTTATTTAGCCCTGTTACCTTCTGGTGCTGATAAACCTCATGGCCAATTTGTTCAAGAGAAGAAAGTACAGGTGTGGTAA
- the SETD4 gene encoding SET domain-containing protein 4 isoform X3 codes for MNMKKCRGRTSRKRRRNHSRCFSQSGVNLSHKCEYICLKKWLKERGYEDSILRPAQFSETGRGLMATKTLQAGQLIIALPERCLLTTDTVLNSYLGEYIIKWRPPVSPLTALCTYLIAEKWFHKKSLWHPYLDLLPETYMCPVYLGHEAVNLLPEPLRRKAHEQKSLVQELYNSSKSFFSSLQPLFPDQVESVFNYSAFQWAWCTINTRTVYMKHSQKECFSREPDNYALAPYLDLLNHSPSIQVNAAFNEKTRCYEIKTLSRCAKYKEVFINYGPHDDQRLFLEYGFIATSNPHNSVHVGTDMLLKHLIPEDKQRHMKVSILQEHKLLDNLTFEWDGPSWRLLIALRLLCLEVHQLFLFLKGIMCTL; via the exons ATGAAtatgaagaaatgcagaggtcgTACATCCCGAAAGAGGAGAAGAAATCACTCTAGATGTTTTTCACAATCTGGTG TTAATCTTAGTCACAAATGTGAATACATATGTCTTAAGAAATGGCTGAAAGAAAGAGGCTATGAAGACAGTATATTGAGGCCAGCACAATTTTCAG AAACAGGAAGAGGATTGATGGCCACAAAAACCCTTCAG GCAGGACAGTTGATCATTGCATTGCCTGAAAGATGCTTGCTCACCACTGATACAGTGCTTAACAGCTATCTCGGAGAATACATTATAAA ATGGCGGCCTCCTGTTTCTCCTCTGACTGCGCTGTGTACATATCTAATAGCAGAAAAATGGTTTCACAAGAAGTCTCTGTGGCATCCTTACCTGGATCTTCTACCTGAAACATACATGTGTCCTGTGTATTTGGGGCACGAGGCAGTGAACCTACTTCCTGAGCCTTTGAGAAGAAAGGCCCATGAGCAAAAAAGTCTGGTGCAAGAGCTGTATAACTCATCCAagagttttttttcctccctgcagCCTCTGTTTCCTGATCAAGTGGAGTCTGTGTTTAACTACAGTGCCTTCCAGTGGGCTTGGTGCACCATAAATACAAGAACAGTATATATGAAGCATTCACAGAAGGAATGCTTTTCTAGAGAGCCAGATAACTATGCATTAGCTCCATACTTAGACCTACTAAATCACAGCCCATCTATCCAG GTGAATGCTGCATTTAATGAAAAGACACGGTGCTACGAAATAAAGACCCTTTCACGCTGTGCAAAATACAAAGAAGTATTTATTAACTATGGCCCTCATGATGATCAGCGCCTGTTTCTTGAATATGGTTTCATTGCCACCAGTAATCCACACAACAGCGTGCATGTTGGCACAG ATATGCTTCTTAAACATCTCATTCCAGAGGATAAGCAGAGACACATGAAGGTGTCAATTTTGCAAGAGCACAAACTTTTAGA CAATCTGACATTTGAGTGGGATGGGCCCTCTTGGAGACTTCTTATAGCACTGAGGCTCTTGTGTCTTGAAGTTCACCAGTT gtttctctttttaaaagggatTATGTGCACCTTGTAA